A window of Methanolobus sediminis contains these coding sequences:
- a CDS encoding EF-Tu/IF-2/RF-3 family GTPase, giving the protein MTKIAIIGSEKSGKTTLAGKLGKKGNVTDVTMYDYAKNDSILTTIDATGYPVSVKPLITALNLSDIALLCIPPQGLDPQAAECIIALDLMQYKHGIVVLTKADSTYPFAIDELKAKLQNITKGTALENWEYMSISTTSFEGMEELKALIFEMGAKVDEELRELDGLSPRIMIDQSFNVTGIGCVVLGVVEQGTINMKDKMIAYPTKKELEIRSIQMHDVDVKSAPAGARVGLALKGIQSKDIDRGFVVSKEETVATNFVLNCRVSPLAKSFNVNDMLHLYVGLQSSPVRVVEITEGGNTVEAANPGKEYTLKLEGTKEISYIKTDRFILSNLDEKQRFIAYGHEQ; this is encoded by the coding sequence ATGACAAAGATTGCTATCATCGGAAGTGAGAAAAGCGGTAAGACCACTCTTGCCGGAAAACTTGGAAAGAAAGGTAACGTCACTGACGTAACAATGTACGATTATGCCAAGAACGACAGCATACTCACAACCATTGATGCCACCGGCTACCCGGTATCTGTTAAACCTCTTATTACGGCACTTAATCTCTCAGATATTGCACTTTTATGTATTCCACCGCAGGGACTTGACCCACAGGCAGCGGAATGCATCATTGCCCTTGACCTTATGCAATACAAACACGGTATTGTGGTTCTTACAAAAGCAGATTCAACTTATCCATTTGCCATTGACGAGTTAAAAGCCAAGCTCCAGAACATTACAAAGGGAACAGCACTTGAGAACTGGGAATACATGTCAATTTCCACAACTTCTTTTGAAGGAATGGAAGAACTCAAAGCACTCATTTTTGAGATGGGCGCTAAAGTTGACGAGGAACTAAGAGAACTTGACGGACTTAGCCCAAGAATTATGATAGACCAGTCTTTCAACGTGACTGGTATCGGTTGTGTTGTCCTTGGTGTTGTTGAACAGGGAACAATCAACATGAAGGATAAAATGATCGCGTATCCTACAAAGAAAGAGCTTGAGATCAGGTCAATACAGATGCACGATGTAGATGTGAAATCTGCTCCGGCAGGTGCCAGGGTCGGACTTGCACTGAAAGGAATCCAGTCCAAAGACATTGACAGGGGATTTGTTGTCTCAAAAGAAGAGACAGTTGCAACAAACTTTGTGTTAAATTGCAGAGTTTCACCTCTTGCAAAGTCATTCAATGTAAATGATATGTTACACCTTTACGTTGGACTCCAGTCCTCACCTGTAAGAGTTGTGGAAATCACTGAAGGTGGAAACACAGTTGAAGCTGCAAATCCCGGAAAAGAATACACATTAAAACTTGAAGGAACAAAGGAAATTTCCTACATCAAAACTGACAGATTCATTCTTTCCAACCTGGATGAAAAACAAAGGTTCATCGCCTACGGGCATGAACAATAA
- a CDS encoding OB-fold nucleic acid binding domain-containing protein, translating into MDEINDIYEKLGGVISKDDFTRKVEEKVEQMSGLCDTRTAAMLVAHDLGVSDTGGEQQIQRISEITPNSGNVKLIAKVMTVYPAKEFNRNDGTVGRVANLIVADETGSIRLTLWDDRADLVKSGEIEIGQTFQIAGYVKEGYSGVEVNVGNNGVFCESDEKVEARIESKQIKDITNGMGDINLRARVLDISDIRTFNKRDGSTGKVANLLIGDETGKIRVTLWDELTDFTQQVEVDDSVEIINAYARENNFNQQVEMQVGNRGTIKKIEEEVEFKESFTPISDIIPGESYSISGQVSGLGEIREFNRDDGTVNMVSNIYVSDDTGRIRIALWGDHALLVDELDIDTNIDIIDAYSKSGFNDEIELSAGNRTRINIH; encoded by the coding sequence ATGGACGAGATAAACGATATATATGAAAAACTCGGTGGCGTCATCAGCAAAGATGACTTTACACGCAAGGTGGAAGAAAAAGTAGAGCAGATGAGCGGACTCTGTGATACAAGAACAGCAGCTATGCTGGTTGCACATGACCTTGGAGTCAGTGATACAGGCGGAGAGCAGCAAATACAGAGAATCTCAGAAATAACACCAAACAGCGGAAACGTGAAGCTCATAGCTAAAGTAATGACCGTTTATCCTGCAAAGGAATTCAACAGGAACGATGGTACAGTCGGCAGGGTTGCAAACCTTATTGTTGCTGATGAGACAGGATCCATACGACTCACATTATGGGATGACAGGGCAGATCTTGTAAAAAGTGGCGAGATAGAGATCGGACAGACATTCCAGATAGCAGGATATGTAAAAGAAGGATACTCCGGTGTTGAGGTTAATGTTGGTAACAATGGTGTATTTTGTGAAAGTGATGAAAAGGTCGAAGCACGTATCGAGTCTAAGCAGATAAAAGATATAACTAACGGCATGGGCGACATCAACCTGCGTGCAAGGGTACTTGACATTTCTGACATCAGGACATTCAACAAGAGAGATGGCAGTACAGGTAAAGTTGCAAACCTCCTTATTGGTGATGAGACCGGAAAAATAAGAGTCACACTCTGGGATGAACTTACAGATTTCACACAACAGGTCGAAGTTGATGATTCTGTTGAGATCATCAATGCCTATGCAAGAGAGAACAACTTCAACCAGCAGGTGGAAATGCAGGTTGGAAACCGCGGAACAATCAAAAAGATAGAAGAGGAAGTAGAATTCAAAGAAAGCTTCACTCCAATCTCTGACATAATTCCAGGTGAATCATATTCCATCTCAGGACAGGTTTCCGGGCTTGGAGAAATAAGAGAATTCAATCGTGACGATGGTACAGTGAACATGGTATCCAACATATACGTTTCAGATGACACTGGTAGGATACGCATAGCTCTCTGGGGTGACCATGCACTTCTTGTTGATGAGCTTGATATCGATACAAACATTGACATTATCGATGCATACTCAAAATCCGGGTTCAACGATGAGATTGAGCTCAGTGCAGGAAACCGCACAAGGATTAACATCCATTAA
- a CDS encoding CBS domain-containing protein, whose amino-acid sequence MEVKEIMAEPMAVDKSDTISHALDIMDKKGTRRLLVKHDGNLLGILTMRNLTKELGTRKKGSKPASSLHVATAISDNFVKVLPDTKVTDAITLLVKNGGVAVVVENDQIVGWVTPNEILKNTDFTGFAGEIMQKNPIVAGPADRVSHVRRLMLDNDIGRVPIMEGDKLVGIVTEKDIAKAMRSFRDLVEGNKQESRIKNLIVEDIMKMGVKTVYTNTATSDAVKMMLDENFGGVPVVNLEGHMVGLITRRSVIRGMAE is encoded by the coding sequence ATGGAAGTAAAGGAAATTATGGCAGAGCCGATGGCCGTAGATAAGTCAGATACAATTTCCCATGCACTTGACATTATGGACAAGAAGGGAACAAGACGTCTTCTGGTGAAACATGATGGAAACCTGCTTGGAATACTCACGATGAGAAACCTTACAAAGGAACTTGGAACACGTAAGAAGGGAAGCAAGCCTGCTTCTTCCCTGCATGTTGCCACAGCAATATCCGATAATTTCGTAAAGGTACTCCCGGACACGAAGGTCACTGACGCTATAACTCTCCTCGTAAAGAATGGAGGAGTAGCCGTTGTGGTTGAAAATGACCAGATAGTAGGATGGGTTACACCTAACGAGATACTTAAGAATACCGATTTCACTGGGTTTGCCGGAGAGATCATGCAGAAGAACCCAATTGTTGCAGGACCTGCAGATCGTGTCAGCCATGTAAGGAGACTAATGCTGGACAACGATATAGGAAGAGTTCCAATTATGGAAGGAGACAAACTTGTAGGAATCGTAACCGAAAAGGATATTGCAAAAGCAATGCGTTCTTTCCGTGACCTTGTGGAAGGAAATAAGCAGGAATCCCGAATCAAGAACCTCATTGTTGAAGACATCATGAAGATGGGTGTTAAGACCGTTTATACCAATACGGCTACAAGTGATGCGGTCAAGATGATGCTTGATGAGAATTTTGGAGGAGTTCCGGTCGTCAATCTGGAAGGACACATGGTAGGACTTATCACCAGGAGGAGTGTAATCCGGGGAATGGCTGAATAA
- a CDS encoding RNA 2'-phosphotransferase, with amino-acid sequence MIRKCKEHGYFRGESCPDCGEEGRYVLDDDREERLGRFISGALRHFPEDVGIEMDPQGWVELNQLCDVMKKRYKWGTMERLISLVESDRKGRYEIDDGFIRARYGHSIEVDLISDYPDNDLTYLYYGVSQEEADMLLDNGIYPIRQCYVHLSTSFDKAKEAASVHTDNPVILEVDAETAQQDGVDIVTVNDDIVLARGIPPEYISVVEESEE; translated from the coding sequence ATGATCCGTAAATGTAAAGAGCATGGCTATTTCAGGGGAGAAAGCTGCCCTGACTGTGGAGAAGAAGGACGTTATGTGCTGGATGATGATCGGGAAGAGAGGCTTGGGAGATTCATTTCCGGTGCGCTTAGACACTTCCCTGAAGATGTGGGTATAGAAATGGACCCTCAGGGATGGGTTGAACTTAACCAGCTCTGCGATGTCATGAAAAAGCGTTATAAGTGGGGTACAATGGAGCGTCTTATCTCTCTTGTTGAGTCAGACAGGAAAGGACGCTACGAAATAGATGATGGCTTTATCCGGGCAAGATACGGTCACTCAATAGAAGTAGACCTGATATCCGATTACCCCGATAATGATCTTACTTACCTGTATTACGGCGTGAGCCAGGAAGAAGCGGATATGCTTCTTGATAATGGAATATATCCTATCAGGCAATGTTACGTACACCTGAGCACTTCATTTGATAAGGCAAAGGAGGCTGCTTCGGTCCATACTGATAATCCGGTGATACTTGAGGTAGATGCGGAAACTGCACAGCAGGACGGAGTTGACATCGTTACTGTAAACGATGACATTGTTCTTGCAAGAGGCATTCCGCCTGAGTATATCAGTGTTGTAGAAGAATCCGAGGAATGA
- a CDS encoding CBS domain-containing protein yields the protein MNVKDIMSSPVYTIAPEETVAHARKLMLKHKISTLVVAEKEEMVGIVTKTDLGKRLAQAEPMWRRRPIDKIPVSMVMHENPITIYPGATPAQACELMIENGINSLAVVNREVLGIVTGTDIMKYYSEQDIKTKVSEVIEDDVVFVHRHHTINHVINEMEENQTNFVIVNDDAEEAVGMITTASIAFNLMSDNEGNLPSKNIKMTRRSTPAGVKEYRYVKEVPLVAEDIMTELPHIMDSNNKATNAAKMMLTEHTIALPVSNGGNIVGLISRRDIIKAVQQG from the coding sequence ATGAATGTGAAAGACATTATGAGTTCACCGGTATACACCATAGCACCGGAAGAAACCGTAGCACATGCAAGAAAGCTTATGCTTAAGCATAAGATCAGCACCCTTGTGGTAGCTGAAAAGGAAGAGATGGTTGGTATTGTCACAAAGACAGACCTTGGAAAGAGGCTTGCACAGGCCGAGCCAATGTGGAGAAGGAGACCAATTGACAAGATACCGGTGAGTATGGTAATGCACGAGAACCCCATCACTATCTATCCTGGAGCTACACCCGCCCAGGCATGTGAACTCATGATAGAGAATGGAATAAACTCACTTGCTGTTGTGAACAGAGAAGTGCTTGGAATAGTAACAGGAACGGACATTATGAAGTATTACTCCGAGCAGGATATTAAAACCAAGGTTTCAGAAGTAATAGAAGATGATGTTGTGTTCGTTCACAGGCACCACACAATCAACCATGTGATCAACGAAATGGAGGAAAACCAGACCAATTTCGTCATTGTAAATGATGATGCTGAAGAAGCAGTTGGAATGATCACAACAGCCAGTATTGCATTCAACCTGATGTCTGATAACGAGGGAAATCTTCCTTCAAAGAACATTAAAATGACAAGGCGCTCAACACCTGCTGGTGTGAAGGAGTATCGCTACGTAAAGGAAGTGCCTCTTGTTGCAGAAGATATCATGACAGAACTTCCACATATAATGGACTCAAATAACAAGGCAACAAATGCAGCAAAGATGATGCTCACAGAGCATACAATTGCCCTTCCGGTCTCTAATGGAGGCAACATTGTTGGACTCATTAGCAGACGCGATATAATCAAGGCAGTACAGCAAGGATAA
- a CDS encoding stage II sporulation protein M, protein MGNEENKNINRFNIGTKDIVWTCRVFLLSVFFAFILAMIAYVLTFLFAEPEPVSEVIMSTASAATSKVEVTSNYINPMWAIFFFNSIAACCAVIGTGLFMMIHKLLIGDIAMRPKNRHYANISILMEKTMMPLYKILIRIASSLDPDMLQIKNENEEKEGTIWQYCGYGKYEYRMFSYMLPYTVPLLILIVNGMLMGILLAYFTFNGALTGFDLFGTRGILLGLFYNVVYFFISIIPHGIIEIPTILVAGAVGYHFAYIQAHEVIKNKLFTGDEIESLLRDSRYVFKTTKDYLLSTYTWKMVVLIIVALLLAAYIETYVTLGIVDKVMTTIDGSLEPFLA, encoded by the coding sequence ATGGGAAATGAAGAGAACAAAAATATTAACAGGTTCAATATCGGTACAAAGGATATCGTATGGACTTGCAGGGTATTTCTGTTATCCGTATTTTTTGCATTTATCCTTGCTATGATAGCTTATGTCCTGACATTCCTTTTTGCAGAGCCGGAACCTGTAAGCGAAGTTATCATGAGCACTGCTTCTGCAGCAACATCCAAAGTTGAGGTGACCTCGAATTATATTAACCCCATGTGGGCGATCTTTTTCTTTAACAGCATTGCAGCATGCTGTGCAGTTATTGGCACAGGTCTTTTCATGATGATACACAAACTTCTGATAGGTGATATTGCCATGAGACCTAAGAACAGACATTATGCCAATATTTCCATTCTTATGGAAAAGACAATGATGCCATTATATAAGATACTCATCCGTATCGCATCGTCTCTTGACCCGGACATGCTACAAATAAAAAATGAGAATGAGGAAAAAGAAGGTACAATATGGCAATATTGTGGATATGGAAAATATGAGTATCGCATGTTCTCATACATGCTCCCGTACACAGTACCTCTTTTGATACTGATAGTAAATGGAATGCTTATGGGAATTCTGCTTGCATATTTTACTTTTAATGGTGCACTAACAGGATTTGATTTGTTTGGTACCAGAGGAATACTCCTTGGACTATTCTATAATGTAGTGTATTTCTTTATTTCGATAATACCACATGGAATCATTGAAATCCCTACAATCCTTGTGGCAGGAGCAGTCGGATATCATTTTGCTTATATCCAGGCACATGAGGTTATCAAAAACAAGCTTTTTACCGGGGATGAGATTGAAAGTCTTCTGCGAGATTCCAGGTACGTTTTTAAGACAACAAAAGATTACCTTCTTTCAACATATACATGGAAAATGGTAGTATTGATTATTGTGGCGCTTCTTCTTGCAGCTTATATAGAGACCTATGTAACACTTGGAATCGTGGATAAAGTGATGACGACAATTGATGGAAGTCTTGAACCATTTCTTGCATGA
- a CDS encoding RNA ligase produces the protein MKNSETSKLNIEKAAEFMELPPSKVSELIEKGNLKRNWDEYYDIYRFQGHAPHMEDGTVLIDHHGTFELVRGFPKIKRAMLLEPALLNNFSEISSVAVEEKMNGYNVRVIEFRGKLIAFTRSGHVCPYSTERVQNFLEPDFFREYPDLVVYGEMTGPENPYVQKEAYGIESLDFFVFDIRYKNTGEALPVHHRRELADKYGFNQVRLFGDFSINSASSKIMEIIRELGKKGREGVVIKDPAMVLQPIKYTCSESNCSDLRQAFKFYNEAGRDYLYSRVIREGFQSHEWAESEEDFMERCLRLGESILRPMKKTIEQVESGERISDEFRIRVKDRETIFKYRDYLDRFGLYIALGDIKKIGDEYVAEIRRMNKSTNDKTLAMLEGQLWS, from the coding sequence ATGAAAAACTCCGAAACTTCAAAACTGAATATTGAAAAGGCGGCAGAGTTCATGGAACTTCCGCCTTCCAAGGTTTCAGAACTTATCGAAAAAGGAAACCTTAAGCGCAATTGGGATGAATACTACGATATTTACAGATTTCAGGGGCATGCACCCCATATGGAAGACGGGACGGTACTCATTGACCACCACGGAACCTTTGAACTGGTGCGTGGGTTCCCAAAGATAAAAAGAGCAATGCTCCTTGAGCCAGCTCTGCTGAATAATTTCAGTGAGATTTCTTCTGTTGCCGTTGAAGAGAAAATGAACGGATACAATGTCCGTGTTATAGAATTCAGGGGAAAGCTTATTGCATTCACTCGCAGCGGTCATGTGTGCCCTTATTCCACTGAACGCGTGCAGAATTTTCTTGAACCGGATTTTTTCAGAGAGTATCCGGACCTTGTGGTCTATGGAGAAATGACAGGACCTGAAAATCCGTATGTCCAGAAAGAAGCCTATGGCATAGAATCTCTGGATTTCTTTGTCTTTGACATACGTTACAAGAATACAGGCGAAGCTCTGCCGGTTCATCATAGAAGAGAACTTGCTGATAAATATGGATTCAATCAGGTAAGGCTCTTTGGAGATTTCAGCATCAATAGCGCTTCTTCAAAGATAATGGAGATTATCAGGGAACTTGGAAAAAAAGGGCGGGAAGGAGTTGTTATCAAAGATCCGGCAATGGTATTGCAACCAATCAAATACACATGTTCCGAAAGTAATTGTTCTGATCTAAGGCAGGCATTTAAATTCTACAACGAAGCCGGAAGAGATTACCTGTACTCCAGAGTCATACGTGAAGGCTTTCAGTCACATGAATGGGCTGAAAGTGAAGAGGATTTCATGGAAAGGTGCCTGAGACTTGGAGAAAGCATTCTTCGCCCTATGAAAAAAACAATTGAACAGGTGGAAAGCGGAGAAAGAATCTCTGATGAATTCCGCATACGTGTAAAAGACCGGGAGACTATTTTCAAATACAGAGATTACCTTGACCGGTTCGGACTCTACATTGCACTTGGTGATATTAAGAAAATCGGGGATGAATATGTGGCTGAGATCAGAAGAATGAATAAAAGCACAAATGATAAGACACTTGCAATGTTAGAAGGTCAATTGTGGTCATGA
- a CDS encoding RAD55 family ATPase — translation MRIPTGIEGFDDLVQGGLLTERVYVLSGPPGSGKTTFGVQFLASGASAGEVGLYVTLLECPQNIINDMSNYDMNVPGLIKMKKLLFADLGPRMEYGYMDEVNEFITTDYDVGTSSIETEAPSPSIVFKEIAAYVSEYDVKRLVIDSVSAIRFTTRDLSLQEKEMSRFMRNLKKLGCTTLILSEMTDPTAYSTEQFAAHGVIFMHNFLYDRTMTRAIQVIKMRGTKHDCNMRSVHFSENGLKVEGYLE, via the coding sequence ATGCGAATACCTACAGGAATAGAAGGTTTTGATGACCTTGTACAGGGCGGTTTGCTTACAGAGAGGGTTTACGTGCTTAGTGGCCCTCCTGGAAGTGGAAAAACAACTTTTGGAGTTCAGTTCCTTGCCAGCGGTGCAAGTGCAGGGGAAGTAGGACTTTATGTGACCCTGCTGGAATGTCCGCAGAACATTATTAACGACATGTCAAATTACGACATGAATGTTCCCGGTTTGATCAAAATGAAAAAGCTCTTGTTTGCTGATCTTGGTCCTCGTATGGAATATGGCTATATGGATGAAGTTAACGAGTTCATAACCACAGATTATGATGTAGGGACAAGTTCAATTGAGACAGAAGCTCCATCCCCTTCTATTGTATTTAAAGAGATAGCTGCCTATGTCTCAGAATATGATGTAAAAAGGCTCGTAATTGATTCAGTATCAGCTATCCGTTTTACAACAAGGGACCTGTCACTTCAGGAAAAAGAAATGAGCAGGTTCATGCGCAATCTCAAGAAACTGGGTTGCACGACATTGATACTATCTGAAATGACTGATCCGACTGCCTATTCTACAGAACAGTTCGCTGCTCATGGTGTAATATTCATGCATAATTTCCTATATGACAGGACCATGACCCGTGCTATACAGGTCATTAAGATGCGTGGAACAAAACATGATTGTAATATGAGAAGTGTTCACTTCTCTGAAAATGGATTGAAAGTAGAAGGCTATCTTGAATGA
- a CDS encoding CBS domain-containing protein: MVLNVHDGMETDVSIMEIQNEMTVREIMSKDTFDIDTTASVLDVASRMAGSGTGSIIVTENGDSIGIITEHDIMVKTVARNVLPSEMTVAEIMSSPIIAIKPTTNIIEAAEMMVKSDIRRLAVMEGDKIVGMITDRDILAIAPGLNTILEGMIELHHENNIQYEPEFERGICQRCGTLVDSLTDVNGLMLCEDCKEEEGYYD, encoded by the coding sequence ATGGTCTTGAATGTTCATGATGGCATGGAAACCGATGTCTCCATAATGGAAATCCAGAATGAGATGACGGTCAGGGAAATAATGTCAAAGGATACTTTTGACATTGATACCACTGCCAGTGTGCTTGATGTTGCAAGCAGAATGGCAGGAAGTGGTACTGGCAGCATTATTGTTACAGAAAATGGTGACAGTATAGGTATCATAACCGAACATGACATTATGGTAAAGACCGTAGCCAGAAATGTACTACCCTCAGAGATGACAGTCGCAGAAATCATGTCATCCCCGATCATAGCAATAAAGCCTACGACAAATATAATCGAAGCTGCTGAAATGATGGTCAAGTCTGACATCAGAAGGCTTGCTGTGATGGAAGGGGACAAAATTGTGGGAATGATAACGGACAGGGATATACTAGCCATAGCTCCGGGTCTGAACACAATTCTGGAAGGAATGATCGAACTGCACCATGAAAATAACATCCAGTATGAACCGGAGTTTGAACGTGGCATTTGCCAGCGTTGTGGAACTCTGGTAGACAGCCTGACGGATGTTAACGGATTGATGCTGTGTGAGGACTGTAAAGAGGAAGAAGGTTACTATGACTAG